One Fundulus heteroclitus isolate FHET01 chromosome 1, MU-UCD_Fhet_4.1, whole genome shotgun sequence genomic window carries:
- the alas2 gene encoding 5-aminolevulinate synthase, erythroid-specific, mitochondrial: MAAFLHHCPFLKSAPKPALRRSGAALFSLADQCPIIARQITVSAAASPEARLSSSPAKPRGHRLPTLDQKRGFAQTAAQIAVSASQGCPFVSSQIGMVKASPEVQEDVKDGLITSLLKGLKESVHPASHQTHAAIQLNDNMVGPCYDYDSFFMERIAEKKQDHTYRVFKTVNRSAQQFPYAEDYSQSGSNGSQVSVWCSNDYLGMSRHPKVLGAIRDALENHGAGAGGTRNISGTSNFHVSMEKELAQLHNKDAALVFSSCFVANDSTLFTLAKMLPECEIYSDAGNHASMIQGIRNSRAKRFIFRHNDSRHLEELLQRSDPKTPKIVAFETVHSMDGGICPLEELCDVAHRFGALTFVDEVHAVGLYGARGAGVGERDNVMHKIDVVSGTLGKAFGCVGGYIASSSALVDTVRSYAAGFIFTTALPPMVLAGALESVRVLKSAEGQALRRAHQRNVKLMRQLLMDKGLPVVNCPSHIIPIRVGNAELNTKVSDVLLERHDIYVQAINYPTVPRGEELLRLAPSPHHDPSMMEDFVVKLMEVWQEVGLPLNIPATASCNFCDRPLHFDLMSEWEKSYFGNMEPQYITVSA, from the exons ATGGCTGCTTTCCTTCATCACTGCCCCTTCCTGAAGTCTGCTCCAAAGCCAGCTCTGAGAAGATCCGGGGCCGCCTTGTTTTCTCTTGCCGACCAATGTCCCATCATCGCTCGGCAGATCACCGTGAGCGCCGCGGCCTCCCCGGAGGCCCGGCTGAGCTCCTCACCTGCCAAACCCAGGGGCCACCGGCTCCCGACGCTGGACCAAAAGAGGGGGTTCGCTCAAACCGCCGCTCAGATAGCGGTGTCTGCCTCGCAGGGCTGCCCCTTCGTCAGCTCCCAGATCGGGATGGTTAAGGCCAGCCCCGAGGTTCAGGAGGACGTCAAAGATG GTCTGATCACTTCTCTGCTGAAAGGTTTAAAAGAGTCTGTGCACCCAGCATCCCATCAGACCCACGCTGCCATTCAGCTCAATGACAACATGG TTGGACCATGCTATGACTACGACAGCTTCTTCATGGAGAGGATCGCGGAGAAAAAGCAGGACCACACTTACAGAGTGTTCAAGACGGTGAACAGGAGCGCCCAGCAATTCCCTTACGCGGAGGATTACTCCCAGTCCGGTAGTAACGGCTCTCAGGTGTCAGTGTGGTGCAGCAACGACTATTTGGGGATGAGCCGCCACCCGAAGGTCCTGGGGGCCATCAG AGATGCCCTGGAGAATCATGGCGCAGGAGCAGGTGGGACCAGGAACATCTCTGGCACCAGCAACTTCCACGTGTCTATGGAGAAGGAGCTTGCCCAGCTGCACAACAAAGACGCTGCTTTGGTGTTTTCCTCCTGCTTTGTTGCAAATGACTCCACCCTCTTCACTCTGGCTAAGATGCTTCCCG AATGCGAGATCTACTCAGACGCGGGGAACCATGCATCAATGATCCAGGGCATCAGGAACAGCCGGGCCAAACGCTTCATCTTCCGCCACAACGACAGCCGAcacctggaggagctgctgcagcgcTCAGACCCCAAGACCCCAAAGATAGTGGCCTTTGAGACCGTGCACTCAATGGACG GAGGCATATGTCCTTTGGAGGAGCTGTGCGATGTCGCTCATCGCTTTGGAGCCCTCACGTTTGTGGATGAAGTCCACGCTGTGGGTCTGTACGGGGCCCGCGGAGCCGGAGTCGGAGAGAGAGACAACGTCATGCACAAGATTGACGTGGTTTCTGGGACCTTAG GAAAAGCGTTCGGTTGCGTGGGAGGCTACATCGCCAGCAGCAGCGCCCTGGTGGACACGGTCCGCTCCTACGCAGCCGGCTTCATCTTCACCACCGCTCTACCCCCCATGGTCCTGGCAGGAGCTCTGGAGTCCGTGCGGGTCCTGAAGAGTGCCGAGGGCCAGGCGCTGCGCAGGGCCCACCAGAGGAATGTGAAACTGATGAGGCAGCTGCTCATGGACAAAGGCCTGCCTGTCGTCAACTGCCCCAGTCACATCATCCCCATTCGG GTTGGCAACGCCGAGCTGAACACCAAGGTGAGCGACGTGTTGCTGGAGAGGCACGACATCTACGTCCAGGCCATCAACTACCCCACCGTGCCGCGCGGCGAGGAGCTGCTGCGCCTGGCTCCGTCTCCCCATCACGACCCCAGCATGATGGAGGACTTTGTGG TGAAGCTCATGGAGGTGTGGCAGGAGGTGGGTCTCCCCCTCAACATCCCGGCCACGGCCTCCTGCAACTTCTGCGACCGCCCACTCCACTTTGACCTCATGAGCGAGTGGGAGAAATCCTACTTCGGCAATATGGAGCCCCAATACATCACCGTGTCTGCTTAG
- the ttc34 gene encoding uncharacterized protein ttc34 isoform X2: MTASVCPGVKVSELCADGDRFLRSGNLAEATSLYMSAFRTHATSAVSHMRKLERSSLGRVISTLEGWLDGRGDDRSAESINKGLAAVFLSTLCPNNLTATVFKMESLLQSGGLGCEEISARCTALLEAERDFPQHGSVGMLLQVTQALACLFSQPDGPKGLRLYLKAYRCDKLETVSLVRSRQTAHLPKIVKACKDQAMLIHPCFALDDKKSVTPVEKAAADAEDFSTAVEFLMAVAPDDREVQELQAADLFLRGRFVESAEVYSALLHQKSPPDPAENIPQGGPERKARLLTCRAAACLSAGGKTAEKCADLGEAFEIHPATARAHFNKLFADRGTGTAARHHLRQRAERGLSGFRETVAVRADLRSTEGVELLRPVVTALRTLCHLEPDGGGRELRVRLADCLLLSGEHKEALSICSQLAAAQGQQSYPNTVQVLCGYARLLSGDHKGALRDFQAVIEHDTPHPSSCVRALCGRGLLRMTAGSNYLTALDYATASGLDPQETALTVRCLVPWNLRGLLVTVLLEQGRVMLEGSVKDRRRSSSREDQQQQRRPREEGTLRAPSKRESHSSGTPAGVHSLAGLLMDLQPHADGPQILAADALYQLGRVEEAYRLLLSAGTPNPRAPLLARLALLQLHRGFLYDTNQLKKLLACGQTSCLRSLLAVAQQKDRALLQGHCHAAAKRILDGSREESSVREAVAYLSIAIMASGGRATDSLLERARCYVLLGQRKTAVFDFSAILKEHPKHVQAFCGRGFTYLMLNQQKECVRDILTALQIKTDTVVREILSLKDKAQKLVCDWLHQFCRTSLSDTVTAHSVPCHDEQLREAFIIGGALMRTDSRDPRWHLLYVDILLAKGDVKAASSHLCQVFGQEPRDAAAQARLGVLESWQQKYCSAAHRLSKATERDSSSLDFLLALIPLNQRKCMAQAAAQEAELLSSVGRWDQALPLLTAAVRAAGRHGSQYLRQRAACFAQLGSHERAVADLDAVIREHGGSDPSCPKDAGICAEDMCRRGRSLVLCSREAAALEDFAQALGLHKEQTLRCVEAGLGRQRLAECFMRGALQQYGEQRLSKAWTLIECGLALDSDNAELRRLRARVKREAAGPCNVN; the protein is encoded by the exons ATGACTGCCTCGGTTTGTCCCGGAGTCAAAGTTTCAGAGCTGTGTGCCGACGGGGACAGGTTCCTTCGAAGCGGGAACCTAGCGGAGGCCACCTCGCTGTACATGTCTGCCTTCAGGACTCACGCCACCTCCGCCGTGTCCCACATGAGGAAACTGGAGAGATCTAGTCTGGGAAGGGTCATCTCCACTCTAGAGGGCTGGCTGGACGGCCGCGGGGACGACCGGTCAGCTGAGAGCATCAACAAAGGTCTCGCGGCGGTTTTCCTATCCACGCTGTGTCCTAACAACTTGACTGCCACCGTTTTTAAAATGGAGTCCCTTCTCCAGAGCGGTGGGCTTGGCTGCGAGGAGATCTCGGCGCGCTGCACCGCTCTACTCGAGGCTGAGCGTGATTTCCCTCAGCACGGTTCCGTTGGGATGTTGCTGCAGGTGACCCAGGCTCTGGCCTGCCTGTTTTCACAGCCTGACGGTCCGAAGGGGCTAAGGCTTTACCTAAAAGCTTATCGCTGCGACAAGTTAGAAACGGTCTCGCTGGTGCGTAGCAGACAGACTGCACACCTGCCCAAAATCGTAAAGGCCTGCAAAGATCAAGCGATGCTCATACATCCCTGTTTCGCCTTAGACGATAAGAAGTCGGTGACCCCAGTGGAGAAGGCCGCTGCAGATGCAGAGGATTTTTCTACGGCGGTCGAGTTTCTAATGGCCGTCGCTCCTGATGACCGCGAGGTGCAGGAGCTTCAGGCGGCAGATTTGTTCCTGAGGGGCAGGTTTGTGGAAAGCGCAGAGGTGTACTCTGCTCTGCTGCATCAGAAGTCCCCTCCAGACCCCGCAGAAAACATCCCCCAGGGTGGTCCCGAGAGGAAAGCCAGGCTCTTAACCTGCCGGGCGGCCGCGTGCCTCTCTGCGGGCGGGAAGACCGCGGAGAAGTGCGCCGATCTGGGCGAGGCCTTTGAGATCCACCCTGCCACCGCCAGAGCTCACTTCAACAAGCTCTTCGCTGATCGTGGGACGGGGACGGCAGCTCGCCACCACCTTCGTCAGCGGGCCGAGAGGGGCTTGTCTGGCTTCAGAGAGACGGTGGCAGTCCGCGCAGACCTGAGATCTACAGAGGGAGTCGAACTCCTGCGCCCTGTCGTCACTGCCTTACGGACCCTGTGCCACCTGGAGCCTGACGGAGGAGGCAGAGAGCTGCGGGTGAGGCTGGCGGACTGCCTCCTCCTCAGTGGGGAGCACAAGGAGGCTCTCTCTATCTGTAGCCAGCTAGCCGCTGCCCAGGGACAACAGAGCTATCCGAACACAGTCCAGGTCCTATGTGGATATGCCCGGCTTCTCTCCGGGGACCACAAGGGGGCGTTGAGAGACTTCCAAGCCGTGATAGAGCACGACACCCCTCACCCATCCAGCTGTGTGCGAGCGCTGTGCGGCAGGGGGCTGCTGCGCATGACGGCCGGGTCCAATTACCTGACAGCGCTGGACTACGCCACCGCCAGCGGGCTGGACCCCCAGGAAACGGCCCTGACCGTCCGCTGCCTGGTGCCGTGGAACCTCAGGGGGCTGCTGGTTACCGTCCTGCTCGAGCAGGGTCGAGTCATGCTGGAGGGGTCGGTGAAGGACAGACGCCGGTCCAGTTCAAGAGaagatcagcagcagcagcggaggCCCCGAGAAGAGGGGACGCTGCGGGCCCCATCAAAGAGGGAAAGCCACAGCTCAGG AACTCCTGCTGGTGTCCATTCTCTGGCTGGGCTGCTCATGGACCTTCAGCCCCACGCTGATGGGCCTCAAATCCTCGCAGCAGATGCCTTGTACCAGCTTGGCCGAGTAGAGGAGGCCTACAGGTTGCTGTTGTCTGCGGGGACCCCCAATCCTCGGGCTCCTCTCCTTGCTCGCCTTgcactgctgcagctccacaGAGGCTTTCTTTACGACACCAATCAG CTCAAAAAGCTTCTTGCATGCGGGCAGACCAGCTGCCTGCGCAGCCTGCTGGCTGTGGCGCAACAAAAAGACCGGGCCCTGCTGCAGGGACACTGCCACGCAGCGGCTAAACGCATCCTGGACGGCTCGAGAGAGGAGAGCTCAGTCAGGGAAGCTGTGGCGTATCTCTCCATCGCTATCATGGCCTCTG gtGGCAGGGCAACAGATTCCCTGTTGGAAAGGGCGAGGTGTTACGTGCTGCTGGGCCAGCGAAAGACAGCCGTATTCGATTTCAGTGCCATTTTAAAGGAGCATCCGAAGCATGTCCAGGCTTTCTGTGGAAGGGGCTTCACATACCTCATGCTCAATCAACAGAAG GAATGTGTTCGCGATATCCTCACAGCTCTTCAGATAAAAACTGACACAGTCGTCAGAGAGATCCTGTCGCTCAAGGACAAAGCCCAGAAGCTggtctgtgattggctgcatCAGTTCTGTCGCACCAGTTTGTCCGACACCGTGACCGCTCATTCAGTGCCATGCCACGACGAGCAGCTCAGGGAGGCTTTCATAATTGGTGGCGCTTTGATGAGGACAGACAGCAGAGACCCCAGATGGCATCTTCTCTATGTGGACATACTGTTAGCTAAAG GTGATGTTAAGGCAGCTTCCAGCCATCTCTGCCAGGTGTTTGGCCAGGAACCGAGGGATGCAGCGGCCCAGGCAAGGCTGGGAGTGTTGGAAAGCTGGCAGCAGAAGTACTGCAGTGCAGCCCACAGGCTAAGCAAAGCCACTGAGAGAGATTCATCTAGTCTGGATTTCTTGCTGGCTCTGATCCCATTAAATCAGCGCAAATGCATGGCGCAG GCAGCGGCGCAGGAAGCCGAGCTTTTGTCGTCCGTCGGTCGGTGGGATCAGGCTCTCCCGCTCCTGACGGCGGCAGTACGAGCAGCGGGCCGTCACGGATCACAGTACCTTCGCCAGCGGGCTGCCTGCTTCGCACAGCTCGGCTCACATGAGCGGGCCGTAGCCGACCTGGACGCGGTCATCCGCGAACACGGCGGATCTGACCCCAGCTGCCCCAAAGATGCCGGGATCTGCGCGGAGGACATGTGCCGGCGGGGCCGCAGCTTGGTGCTCTGCTCCAGAGAGGCAGCCGCCCTGGAGGACTTCGCCCAAGCCTTGGGTCTCCACAAGGAGCAGACCCTTCGGTGCGTAGAGGCGGGTCTGGGGAGGCAGCGTCTGGCTGAGTGCTTCATGCGAGGGGCCCTGCAGCAGTACGGCGAGCAGCGGCTCAGTAAAGCCTGGACCCTGATCGAATGCGGCCTGGCTCTGGACAGCGATAACGCGGAGCTGCGCAGACTCAGAGCAAGGGTCAAACGAGAGGCGGCCGGCCCTTGCAACGTCAACTAG
- the ttc34 gene encoding uncharacterized protein ttc34 isoform X1: MTASVCPGVKVSELCADGDRFLRSGNLAEATSLYMSAFRTHATSAVSHMRKLERSSLGRVISTLEGWLDGRGDDRSAESINKGLAAVFLSTLCPNNLTATVFKMESLLQSGGLGCEEISARCTALLEAERDFPQHGSVGMLLQVTQALACLFSQPDGPKGLRLYLKAYRCDKLETVSLVRSRQTAHLPKIVKACKDQAMLIHPCFALDDKKSVTPVEKAAADAEDFSTAVEFLMAVAPDDREVQELQAADLFLRGRFVESAEVYSALLHQKSPPDPAENIPQGGPERKARLLTCRAAACLSAGGKTAEKCADLGEAFEIHPATARAHFNKLFADRGTGTAARHHLRQRAERGLSGFRETVAVRADLRSTEGVELLRPVVTALRTLCHLEPDGGGRELRVRLADCLLLSGEHKEALSICSQLAAAQGQQSYPNTVQVLCGYARLLSGDHKGALRDFQAVIEHDTPHPSSCVRALCGRGLLRMTAGSNYLTALDYATASGLDPQETALTVRCLVPWNLRGLLVTVLLEQGRVMLEGSVKDRRRSSSREDQQQQRRPREEGTLRAPSKRESHSSGTPAGVHSLAGLLMDLQPHADGPQILAADALYQLGRVEEAYRLLLSAGTPNPRAPLLARLALLQLHRGFLYDTNQQLKKLLACGQTSCLRSLLAVAQQKDRALLQGHCHAAAKRILDGSREESSVREAVAYLSIAIMASGGRATDSLLERARCYVLLGQRKTAVFDFSAILKEHPKHVQAFCGRGFTYLMLNQQKECVRDILTALQIKTDTVVREILSLKDKAQKLVCDWLHQFCRTSLSDTVTAHSVPCHDEQLREAFIIGGALMRTDSRDPRWHLLYVDILLAKGDVKAASSHLCQVFGQEPRDAAAQARLGVLESWQQKYCSAAHRLSKATERDSSSLDFLLALIPLNQRKCMAQAAAQEAELLSSVGRWDQALPLLTAAVRAAGRHGSQYLRQRAACFAQLGSHERAVADLDAVIREHGGSDPSCPKDAGICAEDMCRRGRSLVLCSREAAALEDFAQALGLHKEQTLRCVEAGLGRQRLAECFMRGALQQYGEQRLSKAWTLIECGLALDSDNAELRRLRARVKREAAGPCNVN, from the exons ATGACTGCCTCGGTTTGTCCCGGAGTCAAAGTTTCAGAGCTGTGTGCCGACGGGGACAGGTTCCTTCGAAGCGGGAACCTAGCGGAGGCCACCTCGCTGTACATGTCTGCCTTCAGGACTCACGCCACCTCCGCCGTGTCCCACATGAGGAAACTGGAGAGATCTAGTCTGGGAAGGGTCATCTCCACTCTAGAGGGCTGGCTGGACGGCCGCGGGGACGACCGGTCAGCTGAGAGCATCAACAAAGGTCTCGCGGCGGTTTTCCTATCCACGCTGTGTCCTAACAACTTGACTGCCACCGTTTTTAAAATGGAGTCCCTTCTCCAGAGCGGTGGGCTTGGCTGCGAGGAGATCTCGGCGCGCTGCACCGCTCTACTCGAGGCTGAGCGTGATTTCCCTCAGCACGGTTCCGTTGGGATGTTGCTGCAGGTGACCCAGGCTCTGGCCTGCCTGTTTTCACAGCCTGACGGTCCGAAGGGGCTAAGGCTTTACCTAAAAGCTTATCGCTGCGACAAGTTAGAAACGGTCTCGCTGGTGCGTAGCAGACAGACTGCACACCTGCCCAAAATCGTAAAGGCCTGCAAAGATCAAGCGATGCTCATACATCCCTGTTTCGCCTTAGACGATAAGAAGTCGGTGACCCCAGTGGAGAAGGCCGCTGCAGATGCAGAGGATTTTTCTACGGCGGTCGAGTTTCTAATGGCCGTCGCTCCTGATGACCGCGAGGTGCAGGAGCTTCAGGCGGCAGATTTGTTCCTGAGGGGCAGGTTTGTGGAAAGCGCAGAGGTGTACTCTGCTCTGCTGCATCAGAAGTCCCCTCCAGACCCCGCAGAAAACATCCCCCAGGGTGGTCCCGAGAGGAAAGCCAGGCTCTTAACCTGCCGGGCGGCCGCGTGCCTCTCTGCGGGCGGGAAGACCGCGGAGAAGTGCGCCGATCTGGGCGAGGCCTTTGAGATCCACCCTGCCACCGCCAGAGCTCACTTCAACAAGCTCTTCGCTGATCGTGGGACGGGGACGGCAGCTCGCCACCACCTTCGTCAGCGGGCCGAGAGGGGCTTGTCTGGCTTCAGAGAGACGGTGGCAGTCCGCGCAGACCTGAGATCTACAGAGGGAGTCGAACTCCTGCGCCCTGTCGTCACTGCCTTACGGACCCTGTGCCACCTGGAGCCTGACGGAGGAGGCAGAGAGCTGCGGGTGAGGCTGGCGGACTGCCTCCTCCTCAGTGGGGAGCACAAGGAGGCTCTCTCTATCTGTAGCCAGCTAGCCGCTGCCCAGGGACAACAGAGCTATCCGAACACAGTCCAGGTCCTATGTGGATATGCCCGGCTTCTCTCCGGGGACCACAAGGGGGCGTTGAGAGACTTCCAAGCCGTGATAGAGCACGACACCCCTCACCCATCCAGCTGTGTGCGAGCGCTGTGCGGCAGGGGGCTGCTGCGCATGACGGCCGGGTCCAATTACCTGACAGCGCTGGACTACGCCACCGCCAGCGGGCTGGACCCCCAGGAAACGGCCCTGACCGTCCGCTGCCTGGTGCCGTGGAACCTCAGGGGGCTGCTGGTTACCGTCCTGCTCGAGCAGGGTCGAGTCATGCTGGAGGGGTCGGTGAAGGACAGACGCCGGTCCAGTTCAAGAGaagatcagcagcagcagcggaggCCCCGAGAAGAGGGGACGCTGCGGGCCCCATCAAAGAGGGAAAGCCACAGCTCAGG AACTCCTGCTGGTGTCCATTCTCTGGCTGGGCTGCTCATGGACCTTCAGCCCCACGCTGATGGGCCTCAAATCCTCGCAGCAGATGCCTTGTACCAGCTTGGCCGAGTAGAGGAGGCCTACAGGTTGCTGTTGTCTGCGGGGACCCCCAATCCTCGGGCTCCTCTCCTTGCTCGCCTTgcactgctgcagctccacaGAGGCTTTCTTTACGACACCAATCAG CAGCTCAAAAAGCTTCTTGCATGCGGGCAGACCAGCTGCCTGCGCAGCCTGCTGGCTGTGGCGCAACAAAAAGACCGGGCCCTGCTGCAGGGACACTGCCACGCAGCGGCTAAACGCATCCTGGACGGCTCGAGAGAGGAGAGCTCAGTCAGGGAAGCTGTGGCGTATCTCTCCATCGCTATCATGGCCTCTG gtGGCAGGGCAACAGATTCCCTGTTGGAAAGGGCGAGGTGTTACGTGCTGCTGGGCCAGCGAAAGACAGCCGTATTCGATTTCAGTGCCATTTTAAAGGAGCATCCGAAGCATGTCCAGGCTTTCTGTGGAAGGGGCTTCACATACCTCATGCTCAATCAACAGAAG GAATGTGTTCGCGATATCCTCACAGCTCTTCAGATAAAAACTGACACAGTCGTCAGAGAGATCCTGTCGCTCAAGGACAAAGCCCAGAAGCTggtctgtgattggctgcatCAGTTCTGTCGCACCAGTTTGTCCGACACCGTGACCGCTCATTCAGTGCCATGCCACGACGAGCAGCTCAGGGAGGCTTTCATAATTGGTGGCGCTTTGATGAGGACAGACAGCAGAGACCCCAGATGGCATCTTCTCTATGTGGACATACTGTTAGCTAAAG GTGATGTTAAGGCAGCTTCCAGCCATCTCTGCCAGGTGTTTGGCCAGGAACCGAGGGATGCAGCGGCCCAGGCAAGGCTGGGAGTGTTGGAAAGCTGGCAGCAGAAGTACTGCAGTGCAGCCCACAGGCTAAGCAAAGCCACTGAGAGAGATTCATCTAGTCTGGATTTCTTGCTGGCTCTGATCCCATTAAATCAGCGCAAATGCATGGCGCAG GCAGCGGCGCAGGAAGCCGAGCTTTTGTCGTCCGTCGGTCGGTGGGATCAGGCTCTCCCGCTCCTGACGGCGGCAGTACGAGCAGCGGGCCGTCACGGATCACAGTACCTTCGCCAGCGGGCTGCCTGCTTCGCACAGCTCGGCTCACATGAGCGGGCCGTAGCCGACCTGGACGCGGTCATCCGCGAACACGGCGGATCTGACCCCAGCTGCCCCAAAGATGCCGGGATCTGCGCGGAGGACATGTGCCGGCGGGGCCGCAGCTTGGTGCTCTGCTCCAGAGAGGCAGCCGCCCTGGAGGACTTCGCCCAAGCCTTGGGTCTCCACAAGGAGCAGACCCTTCGGTGCGTAGAGGCGGGTCTGGGGAGGCAGCGTCTGGCTGAGTGCTTCATGCGAGGGGCCCTGCAGCAGTACGGCGAGCAGCGGCTCAGTAAAGCCTGGACCCTGATCGAATGCGGCCTGGCTCTGGACAGCGATAACGCGGAGCTGCGCAGACTCAGAGCAAGGGTCAAACGAGAGGCGGCCGGCCCTTGCAACGTCAACTAG